From the genome of Nicotiana sylvestris chromosome 1, ASM39365v2, whole genome shotgun sequence:
AATAAATTAACTTTAATCGAAATTCAACTTAAACTTAAGTTAATTTAGTAGTAATATAAGTTTTTAATAGTAAAAACTACTCAAAGTTCATAAATTATGGAGTACTCAATATCTTAAAATGTTCGgttatttcttttattattgGTCAACATGTATAGTTTCATTTGAAGTACAAATCTAGTCAACAAGAAATTCCATCATAAAGGGGGAAAAGAAGGTGAAATGTGAAAAATTGTCTTTTATTATGAGTCACAATGATCAGTGACTAATTGTAAAAAGAAAGAaccaaaaaaaggaagaaaaaagagaggtCAAGCTGTAAAAAGAAGCAACTCTCATCTTTCCCTTAAAACTTTCATTATCGAGAAATCCAGTGCCATAGAAGCCATCTCAATTTACCCCCTTAAGTTACCAAAAACTTACCACTAATAAGTTCGAGATAACACTTTTAACAACAAAAAAGGTAAAACTCGTTCCAGCTTCAGTTAATAACTGGTAGTAACTTGTAAGTAAAATTTGATTACTTGAATCAAGCTTTCAAAAGAACAATCTAAGAAGCTTAGTATCATCTCCTTGTCCTTGTTGTGGATTTTGATGGCACATAAAACCACTTTCTAATGTTGTGGTATCAGATTCATCTGAATTCAACGACGGCGTAGCCTCTCGTCTCTTCTCCGTCCGCCGGTTCATTCTACTGCCGGTGGCCGTCATTTTCTCCGGGAATCCTGACGATAATCCGAGATCTAGATCCTCCGCCACCCCATCCATAACTTTCCTCTTAGATCGGAAGTTGAAGCTTTGCGATCTAAAGAGATCAACATCGTTCGCCTCGGATGCTGAATCGGACTCCGGTAAAGCTGTTGCACCTGAAAACTCCGGCAACGGCCGTAACACGCCTCCTTTAAGCACCGTTTCTACCGCAGACTGGCACACGTGCCAGTTTCCCGTCCACAGTAATCCGACCGCTCCGTGCACCGGGTTCACCGTCCTTCCACACGATTCGAACAGCAGCGATTGGAATAAAGCTACAGGTACacaaaaacaaagtaaataaataTGTATGAACGTGGAAGTTTATGTGTGTTTTTAAttagagcaaaaaaaaaaaaaatctaaacctCAGTGGATCGTAAGGCTACTCTGTtacttatattaaactttatttGCATACAATAAAAATTGGTTTAATCCACATGAATAGTAAGTACCTGGGCGTTGAGATTCGGGAACAGAGGAGAGGAAAGACATGAGGCCAGCACGGCCAAAGAATTTGGCGACAAAGACGGTGGCATTAGCTTGAGCATGAGGGCTTTCAATGCTCTGTAAACTTTGTCGCAGTATGCAATTCTCGTTGCAACCTTTCCGGAGAATTCGACAGCCGTTGCAACTCATGGTGCAGACGTATAACCAAATTTCCTCTTACACAAATAGCACTATATTTAAGACAAATTAAATGAACAAAGAGAACTTTGATGTCCTTGAATTGCTTGGAACACACGAAATGAGTAATGGCTTAGGATTTGGAACTGAAATAAAGTTCAAAGTGGAAGGGAGTCTTGGAGAAAAGGAAACGGAGAGAGATATATAGAGGTGAAAGAACGTGGGGGTTAAGGGGTGTATGAGTGTGGAGAAAAGTGGAGAATTATTGGACAAAGTGAGGAGAATAACCATGGGTTACATAACTAACCATAGTTAGGTTTAAAAAGGTAGTGGCTTTTGAGCAAAATGAGTGGACATGACGTTGTTTGCTTTAGCGTGGAGAGGGGGTGGGGAAAGAATAAAGTATTTGGGGGAGTTGGGGTGGGGGTTCCAAAAGTGTTGGGTAATAGCGGCTCCGTGTCTCCGCGAATGGGTAGAGAAGGGGTACCTTTTTCTATAAGTAGAAGCAGAAGAGAAGTATTGGATTCTAGTGCGGCACTTGAGAATCTTTTCTCCGCCCATTGTATGGGAGACTCTGCCCTTTCGTGATGCGCGTACTCCTCAATTTGCTCCACTTACCAACGACGTCTACGAGTGCCGCATATTTCCTTCTCCACTAATTATATCTTTTCTCGACTTTAAGCAAGCTTTTGACTAtaaattttcaaatttattttgaaaaatttaaTTTTGGTGAAGTTTGATTTGAATATGAAAATATATTTGGACAtcagttttcaaaacatattttacttttttcattgaaaaaacataaaacatgacTTATACtcacaagttctaaaaactatcacaaatactCAAAAATTCTTTCATTAATAacattcattattattattacaaACCATAGTGTTGGtccaagtaaaggttagttttgaagactgacaaagaaactcagacatgaaccaggtccatcttaGTGGAGCACAGATACAAATAAACTtaagcatgtgagatgcacgtgaaggaaaTAAACCTAACTTgcc
Proteins encoded in this window:
- the LOC104242448 gene encoding LOB domain-containing protein 37-like; translation: MSCNGCRILRKGCNENCILRQSLQSIESPHAQANATVFVAKFFGRAGLMSFLSSVPESQRPALFQSLLFESCGRTVNPVHGAVGLLWTGNWHVCQSAVETVLKGGVLRPLPEFSGATALPESDSASEANDVDLFRSQSFNFRSKRKVMDGVAEDLDLGLSSGFPEKMTATGSRMNRRTEKRREATPSLNSDESDTTTLESGFMCHQNPQQGQGDDTKLLRLFF